The sequence AGAGTCAAGCTCTTCAGTCACCTTTAATGCAAACATAAAGCCTTTACAACCTCCTTCCAGATTGCAGTTGTTCTGTCTGCTCTTGCTTCTGAACACCCAAAATCCTAGTGGGTTTTCCTGAAAATAAGTCAGAATCGGGTTGAATTAAATGACTAATTCAAGAAATAACTATGTCCACATAAAGAACTTAActcattttgataaaatgagACATCAAAAGGCATCTTCTGGCATGAATTCctcaacaaaccaaaaaaagaaaagaaaagaaagaatgtaCTCCttactaaaaagtaaaaacagcTCAGAATGAGTCTCGCAAAAAGAAATTGGAATGTTATGTTAGAtgaaaatcatatttttcaaGGATATAAACAAAATAGGAAGGAAAAGTTCAACAGACACTGTATCTGTGCAATTGAAGTGTAGTTTAAAGTTTGTTAAATGCGTGTTTTGAGCTGTCcttttttaatcaaacaaaGGACCACAAACCATTAATTAATTGAGCATATAAACAGCAATTCCAAGATATCCAATATAAGCTTAGCAATTCCTTCTTGTTAGTTGCAAGCTTGCAATTGAAAATGTAAGAGTAATAGCCCTAACGCTGCGCCAAGCACAGAAAAGAAACCTACACTAAGTATTCCTTTCACTCCTGCTTCCTCTAACGCCTCGCGACATGCAGCATCATGCATATTCTCATCCTCCTCCCATCCACCCTGGTAATCAAATAAAGACATTGACATTGAGTCCAAAACATGCATTTATTACATGGTAAAATAGGACATGAAAGGAATCAAATCATGTGCTGAACAAACAAAGCAGGATTATTGATACCTTTGGAAACACAAGATCCTTCCGATTTGGTGAAGAAATCATAAGAACTAGCAATTTATTCTCTGAATTGCTATAGCAAACCTCAACATTCTGCTCAAGCCTGTAAGGAATACACCTATTGTTTGCACCAAATAGGTGAGTATATACAAAAGGTCTATGGCAAAGAAACTTAAAGCATTCCAACCCACACAAGTGCAAAGCATCAGTAGCAAGGGCAATTTAACaatggaaataaaataaaataaaattgtaaggGGAGAGGGGAGGACAGAAGTGGTGAAACGAGAAAATTTCTGTGAATTGGGAGGATAAAGCTTCGGAAATTAGCAAACGCTCAAATGTTCAAATTCTCTACCAAATCCCTTTATTTTGGGATGAATGAGTAAGTTATTATCAAAGAAACAAGATCAATATAAAATAGTTCACCATACCTGAACTAGCAGCGCAGGCTGCATACATAGAAAAACATATGCTACAGGTGCAACTCACGTGCTGCACCTCTTTTAACTCACAAAACTGactttatacattaaaaaaaaaaattgtagtctCCATCTAACATCATTAACGGTGGTGAACTTAACTATCTGATCATCTAACACCCCATTGAATGATATCACACCAATTAAACATCTTATAGGCAGCATACAAGCCACTGGCACTTGAGACCAGATTCCGTGACATGATCCCTGCTCTCAATTTGATTTTTGCAGAGAAGACATGACACAGCTCAAGAGTAGCCCCATGCAACAAGTCTATCTCGAGTAAAGAGTCTATCTTTTATGGCCAACCAGAAGACAAATGAATGCATAGGTATAGCATTATCCCAAACCAATCTCCACCAACTCACTTTTAACATTTTGAGCACAAATCAATTCCCAGCCAGATTTGCATGAAAACATTCCAGATCAGTTTACACCGGACACTTCAGCAAATGGGGAACTGGCAGCATCATAAACAATTCTTTTACCAAATTAATTAAGGCCTTAGAGCCCGTTCTGAATGCCAGTCATCAAGCCAAAGAATCAGCCATGTGAACTGAGGTCTAAGCCGTCTAACAAATCCATTACACTTGCTGGGGACTATGTCATGACGAACCCAAACTAGTTTATGAATTTCcaaagttatttaattatagaACTGAGCCACTCATTTTATCTAATTAGGTTCTCTGGCTTTCGGATGAAGTATAACTATTTACATAAGTTATTTCAATGCATTTTTTGTTCATTAGCTTGAATAAggtaaattatagaaaataatttaaaaaagaaaaagaaaaagattactGTATGCTGGGATTAGAAAGGAAATAGCAGTGACACCGGTAAACGGTTTAACATTgcgaacattaaaaaaaaaaaaatcatttacagCAGAACCATACTCCTAAAGATGATAGCATGGTAAAGCATCACTCAAGTAGACAATTACCTAACTAAACATTACTAAAGTGGAAAAGAGCTACAACTACAAGTCGTTTTtatcataattaatataaaGAGATAACATAAAGTCAATGCTTTGGCCCAGCCGTGTCAAGTGTCAATTACACCGTTTATCACTAACGATATTGGATGTGAaagagacatttttttttttatcatccgGAAACACAGTGCTATCGCTATTGCTATTGCTAATGATGCCATGCTACTTTTATCAAGGAAAAGACAATAATCCAAATGCAATATGCGTATAATATAACATTAATTTTATAAGTACCACATGACCTGAGTCTAGCTAAACTGCTAAAGCTAAAGGTACGACACTATAAACTACTACACTAACGATTTTCGGACACGACAAATGTGTCACAAGGAAAATGTGATCATAATTGAAGAAACAAACAATACTTTCAATTCCCAGtccctcaaattttttaattttttttataaaaaataaaaaaagcaaactAATCCCAAGTAAATTATGTACAGCTAGCTTAAGCGTAAGGTGactttttgataattcaatggTAGAAAGAGGAGAAATTTGAATCCTGAATGAAAATACTCAAAAGAGCCATTTGAGACTCTTAAAAAAGGAAATGGTAAGGTGACTTACCCTGCAACGAGCCTAAGTTGACCCTCGTAGCGTTGTTTCTCTCTTCCTGTTCTGGCTTGCAAAGACGCCATGATAATCTGTAATAACATAGATTTAGACAAGAACCATGGAGAAAGAGACGAGTGAGGGCAGAGCTGACCTGGGAAAATCCGAATTTTTGGAAGTCTAAAACCCAGTGGAAGAGATGCAGAGTAGTGGTGAGCAAGACATGCTTGTTTTGGAGAAAAACATTTAATCCCGAAGTAGAAAGAGAAAGAGTCAATAACGGCAACCGTAGTCAACAAGTCGGCGATGCTCTATGATTTTTTGTCAGCGCTTCCTTGGGACGAAGTTTCACCAATTTTACATACAGAAACAGtaatgatgatggtgatgatgtcGTCTCTAGATACCTCCTTCATGGAAATACCATGTTTGATGTTTCTCAAGAAGAGATCAGACAAGACAGAGAGgcacagagaaagagaaagagagaggggatCAACGGTTCTGTAAATTCAAAACTGTGACTTTGGAGGGCTTTATCcaattcttttctcttttaaaaaaaaatcaattattttattattattgttgtcaTTTTAGCGATATATTTGAGTTATACTATTTCAAAATACCACGTCACACGTGGGCTCCATCTGACTTGTATATGAAAGAGACAGAGATAAGACTAGAtaatcatgttaattttttggataaaaaatgACATAGAAAGAAACTATTGCACTCATGTTATCAAAGATAATTAAGATTCGTTtaaataccgcttattttgttaaaaaattaaaaataataaaaaaatttactattcATGCGCTTGACATTGTTCACatgcctaaaatcactgttcaatGAACAGTGCCAAGCGCGCTCagctaaaaaaaatgcaagaaacGTGACGTTAGAAGCGCAAAACACGCTTCCCAAACGCTCACTTagtatatatgttatttttttgtttaaaaagagttttaacttataaaaaatgacaaagacatttatcaatttttggtattttaaggattgaatctcagattttttattcaactatcacagactttatcagttgaactAACTAAAATCTACTAGTACatattgtggggactaaaaggacctaagtaagtatttgggccctGGGCTTTATTAATGGGCACTAGTTTGTTTTGGACTAAAAGCCCCCTAGAATTGCAGGTCGACCCATGAGTTGAGAgaccgaggattcgtccgaggacgaatctctcctTGGACAAACtcacgatgaccctgggattcgccaaaaagatcaaggcagaattctggaaaaaccgttggttaagagggggatttaagcaccctccggacgcaacggtgtgagagaaatatctcagaaaaatgTTGTCattccacattaaagaccctgcacctacctccctggccacattaatggggaaatgacccctgaatagtagaagtcagccttcttgctatcatttgaagacttccagagggtggtggatgggacaggtggctaatagggtgatttgctttacacgtggatgaagagggcagaagaagaagtatttaaggagggaacAGAGATAAAGACATCAAAAGGAGACAAATATtaagaactgtaatttttgagagaagaaagaaaaatgatatataagttgtcctcggcttacgtccgaggaggttcattttgccccgtttatctattatttgcaaatactgtaatattttagcatgttcatcaagtttcgaatatcactaaactagattgcgagcccacactctacaaatttcattgtttaaggctcattgggcctgagcccatgtgtgtttttgggtccaggcgcgattgtgcacttacaattggcgccgtctgtggggatctagtgttgaaggaactggaacaccatggcaggcttaggttcacaccatgcagaatctcagggatcgcaacctgaggatcttttcgagcgtcttgagcgctagagggatcgagagggtagcgttcacacCGAGTATCCTAGAGCGAGTCATACTCACGATGGAGGAGACAGTGccacccatgaagatggtgcCAAAGCCATGCAAAAGGAGATCAATCATCTTAAGAGGAAGTTACACCGCGTCAGACGGAGGCATTCGCCATCCTCATCTAGTCTTTCTTCAGGGAGATCctggggaagtagttacagttcaaggtcatggtcgccccccaaCAAAACATCCTCTTGTGAAGAGAATGGCTCACCAGGTCATAGGCACAGGAAgctcccctctaggggcttggggaatgatGTTATGagcagggcgttgcaccaactctccaaatcaccattctcacgtaggattgagaatggaagactccccagaaggttcacccagcccacctttaccatttataacggccgaactgacccggtggaacatgtgagtcactttaaccagagaatggcagtgcattctcacaatgagaccctgatgtgcaaagtcttctcTTCTAGCttaggacctgttgctatgaggtggttcaacggtctgAAAGCtaggtctgtaggttcgttcggggaactgactagagcattcgcgtcaCAGTTTATTatatgcagcagagttcctcgaccgttggactcgctgttgtctatggctatgaaggacggcgagacgttgaaagcatactccgacaggtattgggagatgtttaatgagatagacggtgattttgacgaggtggcgatcaatacttttaaagtaggccttccaaccgatcatgacttgaggaagtccttgaccaagaaacccgtacggagtgtccgttgcctcatggatcgtattgacgagtacaaaagggtcgaggaagaccaatagcaggggaagggtaaggcaaaggttatcccgtaggagagaagggatttcagatCGGAcaaatatcacaacaacaagccgagaagagattactccgTACAGTCGGGCTCAGCAACACCTCAaacagttaatactgtattccgagaaccggtgcaccaACTACTGGAAAAGGTCCATAAGGAACCCTACTTtagatggcccagtaagatggcgggggatcctgccaggaggaatcagaatctcttttgtcagtaccatcaagacgtgggtcatactaccaaGAACTGTCGGACTCtatggaaccacttggagcagcttgtcagcgaaggaaaattaaagcagcacctgtaccaacttAGCGGACAGGGCAGTCAGTttggctcgaataatcagaggaataattcatctcgacctcctttgggaacgatcaacgttatcttcactgcacctggtaggactggctcatgtcccaccagggtgatggcagtttcgcaCTCCCAAGACGAGGAGGGGGGTTCCAAGCCTAAGAGATTGAAGTTGAATGTGCCAGTCTTGGGATTTTTAGAGGAAGATAAGGCTGgaaccatccaaccccatgacgacgccctagtggtcactctgaggatagggaattatgatgtaaaaagggtgatgattgatcaaggcagcggcgcggatatcatgtatcctgacttgttCAAGGGGttgaagttgaaattggaggacctcaccccttacgattcaccgttaataagttttgaagggaagactgttataccaaagagacagattcggttgcccgtgcaatctggctcggagacggttgaggtggattttattgtggtcgatgcatattccccatacacagccatccttgcccggccctggctgcacgctctgggggctgtttcctccaccttgcatgttaaggttaagttcccttcgggggagtgcattgaagagattctcggcagccaattaatggccaggcaatgcatatcggccgcagtgctgcatcagaccgaagtgcagtcctcgacctcggctgtgaaagacttatagcaattaacgtctctggatgcgcccgacgCGGTGACAGCAGAAGAGGCCATATGCGAAGACCTGGAGAAGTTTTTTATATCGGATGATCCCaaaaggttcttccaggttggggtatgtttaccacaccaggagaagatggaattggtggagttactaaagaacaacatcgatgtttttgcctgggacccctatgaggctccgagTGTTGAcccaaacttcatttgtcatcatttgaatgtcaatcctgttattcctcctagaaggcagccccctcggcgttcctccaaggaacattccgaagccgttaaggaggaggtgcttaagctcaagaaggctggggctattaaggaagttttttatccgGAGTGGTtagcgcatacggttgtggtaaaaaagaagaatggaaaatggcgagtatgtgtagacttcacagatttaaacaaggcctGCCCAAAGGATTCGTTCACAATGCCACGcatcgaccagctagtggacgccactgtcggacatcctcggatgagttttttggatgccttccagggttatcaccaaattccactagcgacagaagatcaggagaaaactgcctttattactccaacagggaattatcactataaagtgatgccgttcgggttgaagaatgctgggactacttaccaaaggatgatgacgagaacgtttgaattgcagcttggaaagaccattgaaatatacgtggatgacatggtaatGAAGAGCAAGGCGATATCTgcgcacgtgaaagatttggacaaCACTTTtcaagtacttagaaagtacaggttgcgtctcaatgcctcaaagtgttcttttggtgtgagttctgggaagttcttgggatatatggtcactcatagagggatagaggtaaatccggcacaggtcagagccattcaaaccttataaccacctcggaatccaaaggaagttcaaaaattaaccggaatgatcgctgctctcagcaggttcatctcgcggtcagctgatcgatgcaggcctttcttccaactgttgaaaaagtggagggggttccaatggtccgaggagtgcgttGTGGcattccaacaacttaaggaatatctttcccggccacccattatgtctcagcttgaagtagatgaggtcctatttgcgtacttggcagtggccgtccatgcggtcagcttggtcctcataagggacgacgatggggtgcaaagaccggtctactacgtcagcaAGACATTGAATGATGCTGAGGTgcgttacctacttttggagaaagcatttctagccgtagttcatgccacgcggaggcttcctcattattttcagtcccacaccattgtagttttgacccaactgcctctcaagtcagtgttgcgtAGTGTCgactactctggaagggtggctaaatgggggactattttgggagcctttgacatcaaattcATGCCACGTACCTTGGTCAAGGGCTAagttcttgcagatttggtggcagagtttgccgaaccattgttggaagaaactttgaaggaatcacacatggatgagaaatcagttggcatAATTATGAACGCAAGACCTTTAACTTGGAACGTATCCGTTGATAGGGTagctaaccagagagggtctAGCATTGGACTCGTCTTGGTATCCcccgagggaattgtcttcgaaaaatccctaaggttggcgttctcggctactaataatgaggccgagtacgaagcagtcttggtcggcatgaacatggtacataagatgggcggaaaggaaattcacatgctctcggattctcagttggTGGTTGGCCAAGTGACGAGGACCATGGaagctagggacccaagaatgcaagaatacttgacccaggtcaaacgtttacaatctaacttcgattcctttatcctatcccacgtttctagaagtggaaatacgCATGCAGACTCCCTGGCTACcttagcgacatcctcggctcagagtttgcctaggattatccttgtcgaagatttgctagagccagctCTTACCACTTCTCGTACAGCCCGCGTCTacttaataaggcctggacctagttggatcgaccccgtgatatcttttctgaaaaacggCGTTCTCCCaaaggacaagtctgaagctgACAAGATCTGTCAAAAGGcaccacgtttctggttgtccgaggatcaaaaattgtacaaacgatccttttctggaccatatttgttatgcatGCACCCCGAATAAACGgaggcgcttttggaagaattgcacgagGGAATTTATGGGagtcatactgggggaaggtccctagctcataggacactgactcaaggatattggtggccgaacatgcagagggaagctcaggactacgcaagaaagtgtgaccaatgccagaggttcgctcctaacatccatcagcctggaggagttcttaaccctctctccagtccttggcttttcgctcaatggggattggacatagtaggaccattctcgagggctgtaggaaacaaaaggtggctgcttgtggggatcgactacttcaccaaatgggtagaggctgagcccttggcaaatattagggatgtcgattccaagaaattcatctggaaaaacatcattaCTAAACTAGATtacgagcccacactctacaaatttcattgtttaagactcattgggcctgagctcacgtgtgtttttgggtccagacgcgattgtgcacttacacatatattaagtaataattaaattaatttttatgagtATAAGGTATGGTCCTATATGCAAGTGATACAATTCAATGCATATCGACAAATATTTACATTATATTAAAGCGTgtgaaaaactcttttttgaAAACCGTGACTCTACTATGTAGTACTAGTATCTAATCTACCCATAATCCAATGGGCATTGTGTGGAAATTGGCTACAAACGCAAGTACACGACATGACCCATGAGAGAGAAAACCATGTGTTGTACTTCCCAAAGGTTAGCCTTTAAAAGCTAGAATGTGGAGCCGTGGAGGTACTAAAAAGAGTTGCTACTAAGCCTACTGTAGGAAAATTTGGACTGAAAATGGTTTTGGATCCAACTTTATTCATACTACTGAAATTCAGACTCACTAATCTTTACTTTTCATCCACCCAAAATGAAGAGGCAAACTGCTAGATTAGTTTTTCTACTAtcacaaaattttgtcaaaataaCATACTAGGAATGATAGACAAATTagttgtaggggtattgggcccagtaatttataatggacggcccaacaaaggtcttttgggctagaaacccaaatccgaaaacatcaaaatgatcgtggagtgtttaagtgtcccataccgtccgaggagtcgatttgtcctcggaatgttaagccgaggatacacagtatacgtggaggacagcagaaagagcggtggaatgtctaaagtaaagctgctaccaccgcccatatattaaagaccctgtaaaTAATACGCTGGCAAtagagatggaaggatgggacctaagcatagagcttggaacttggtcccaaatcccagcgggctttagggaagaatggatgggacaagtatccaaaaaatgGGGGTTGCGGCCATAAaatggaagatgatgaagagaagaggaggaatataaataggagggaag comes from Castanea sativa cultivar Marrone di Chiusa Pesio chromosome 3, ASM4071231v1 and encodes:
- the LOC142627294 gene encoding nudix hydrolase 13, mitochondrial-like translates to MASLQARTGREKQRYEGQLRLVAGCIPYRLEQNVEVCYSNSENKLLVLMISSPNRKDLVFPKGGWEEDENMHDAACREALEEAGVKGILSENPLGFWVFRSKSRQNNCNLEGGCKGFMFALKVTEELDSWPEQALHERKWLTIEEAFKFCRYDWMRDALNIFLTTFSKEKPIGMREESVELPIRPLSDAGDECQMASSGYFGKPSTVQHLQNTSCKCIVQG